A part of Oncorhynchus kisutch isolate 150728-3 linkage group LG2, Okis_V2, whole genome shotgun sequence genomic DNA contains:
- the spaca6 gene encoding sperm acrosome membrane-associated protein 6 — protein sequence METNRTQMRCDVPFPLPYEMKVVWRFAEEIRTQQVDQFEEVTVGIDRLYSIPSAGLRHQGTYQCEIYSDQRSLVRLYYHLIVIPQVVVGHSELQEIFDLSLLPGGQIVPVPGGWSLALLRLPPPSLLTACLTSLLLLLFLSLGILHWWSIKKEKSDVEQAEDDPDSRCPVREIYLLQ from the exons ATGGAGACCAACCGGACACAGATGAGGTGTGACGTCCCCTTTCCCCTGCCTTATGAAATGAAAGTGGTCTGGAGGTTTGCAGAGGAG ATCAGGACCCAGCAGGTGGATCAGTTTGAGGAGGTGACAGTAGGGATAGACCGGCTCTACTCTATCCCCTCAGCTGGTCTGCGACACCAGGGTACATACCAGTGTGAGATCTACTCTGACCAGCGCTCCTTAGTCAGACTTTACTACCACCTCATAG TCATCCCCCAGGTGGTTGTAGGCCACAGTGAGCTGCAGGAGATATTTGATCTGTCACTGCTTCCAGGGGGCCAAATTGTCCCTGTGCCTGGTGGATGGTCTCTTGCCCTCCtccgtctcccccctccctctctcctcacagcctgtctgacttctctgctgctgctgctcttcctctccctggG GATTCTGCACTGGTGGTCGATAAAGAAAGAGAAGAGTGATGTGGAGCAAGCTGAAGACGATCCAGATTCAAGGTGCCCAGTGCGGGAGATTTATCTACTGCAATAA